From the genome of Sporomusa sphaeroides DSM 2875:
AAGCTGGTAATTCATACTTGCGGTACTATTTAATTGAAGCTGCAAGTCATGTAAAGAACCATGTACCAGAATACGCAGCTTTTTACCAGAAGAAATACGACGAAGTCAAAACTCATCAGCACAAACGCGCACTCGCACTTACTGCTCGTAAGTTTATCCAGCTGATTTTTGGATTGCTGGCCAACCATCAGCTTTACTCTACATGTAGAGTAAGCCAAATTTAATAACTCCCACATTTTTACTTTTTTCTTCATTTGAAGATAAAGCTTGTTTAAGTTACCCTTTTTTCCTGCATTGCTTACAATATTTATTTTTTATGGGCTTGACATATTACCAGATTGCTTTCTACAGTTACCAAGCTCACGTGATAAAACCTGTGATATCTTCTGATGCTTTCGGCTTGGCGCAGGCGACATATTATAAGCCACACCATTAATTAGCTCCCACCGTTCACTGTCATCCCATTTCAGATAATCGGCATAACTGTATATAACATCACTC
Proteins encoded in this window:
- a CDS encoding Uma2 family endonuclease encodes the protein MVLIGKQSDVIYSYADYLKWDDSERWELINGVAYNMSPAPSRKHQKISQVLSRELGNCRKQSGNMSSP